TTCTGCGTCGACATGCATGCGACGGCCGGCGCGAAGCACGGCATCCCGCAGCGGACCATGCACGCGGTCGGCGCCTGGCAGCACGCCCGCAACCTCTTCGAGCCGAAGGAGCTCGCCGCTCTCGCGCTGACCGACGCGATCACCGAGCTCGGCCCCGACACGGTGACCGACGAGATCTGGGATGCCGCGGCCGCGCACTTCGACGATGCGCAGCTCGGCGCGATCGTGATGGCGATCTGCACCATCAACGTGTGGAACCGCATCGCGATCGCGACCGAGATGGCGCCGCCGGTCGACGACAAGCACCCGATCGTGTGAGCACGGCAGCAGTCGGCGAGCACGGCAGCGACCCGGCGCGAGGGACGGTAGCGTGAGCGACGTGACCGTCGCCACCCCCGCCGCGCTGGCCTGGGACGCAGAGCGCGGCCGGCTTCTCGGCATCGCGTACCGGATGCTCGGCGATTTCGGCCACGCGGAGGACGTCGTCTCGGAGGTCGCGATCGAGGCGCTGAAGGCGGAGCGGACGGATGCCGG
The window above is part of the Microbacterium sp. nov. GSS16 genome. Proteins encoded here:
- a CDS encoding carboxymuconolactone decarboxylase family protein; translated protein: MTRIDMARTNKLGYAAVIGMEAYSSRAVEKRLYELIKLRASILNGCGFCVDMHATAGAKHGIPQRTMHAVGAWQHARNLFEPKELAALALTDAITELGPDTVTDEIWDAAAAHFDDAQLGAIVMAICTINVWNRIAIATEMAPPVDDKHPIV